The following DNA comes from Mucilaginibacter jinjuensis.
TGAAAGGTAGCATTTGCTGCATACGGAAGGCAAGAGTGCCCGGCGAACAGTCGCCGATAATTACCAGATTGAAGCTTTTTATATCCTGCCAGGTTAAATCTTTGTCAGATTTGATCCGGCATTTCCCAAAAAAATTATACATCCAGTCATCAACAAACAATTTGGACATAGGCCCTGCAAAGCGTTGATTTCTAATATTGGGTTCTGTACCAACAACAATTAAAAAACTGGAAGAGAAAACGTCATTTACCGGTCCTTCCAATTGATGTGTTTTGGTCAACACTTCTCTTATTGTTGGCTTTTTTAATTGAATAGTAAAGAGGTTATCCGCACCCGGTATCTTTTTTTTCAGGCTATCATTAACAATTATATTGGCGACCGTATCTTTGAGCTGCGCCTTAATCATTCCCAAATCGATAGTGAAAGAATTAACATTGGTCGTTGTTACCTGAAGCGTATGTGGAGAAGAAATTTTTGCCAAAATCTGCCCCTTTTGTCCCTCTGCCAGTTCATTAATTTTTAACCATTGCCGGGTGTTATATTTCAGCTGGTAGGTGGAAAGATCTAACGTTTTTAAGCATCTTCCTTTTTTGTCGGAGAAAAAGGAAAAGATCTTTTCCGTTATATAATTGTCTGGTGTATTTTTAACATAGAAGTCTCGTGTAGCCCCATTTAGGTCGGAGAAGGTCACTTGTCCGCCCTCATGGCGTATTTTATTAATCAAGAGACGCAAATGTTTGGGTTCGAGTGCGTGCCAGTCATTACGCGAGCTGGCAATATATAGGGGAGTGCAGGAAAAATTGGAAGCTGTTCCCAATAGGCTATTTTGTGTTGTCCATGTTGATGGAAACTTTTCTTCGCTTTTGTCAAACATATAATTCAATTCCGGACCTTCTACCCCTATAGCCGCAAAAACGGATGGAAATCGGTTCGCCATTAACATCGCTTGAAGCCCCCCCGAACACTGGCCGTACAAATAAATTCTGTTTGTATCGATCTGATAATTAGTTTTTATTGCATCCAATGTCTCAAATACAGAAGCTGGGACGATTGGGTTGAGATTGTATTTCTCGTAAACTCTGGCACTTGGCCAGGCAATGGCAAAATGGTATTTATCAGCCAGATTTCTCAAATATTCAATTCTATCAATGAAAGCCAAGTGCCAGCTTTCCAAAAACGGGTTTTGTTTTGCTACCCAAGGCACAATGATGACTAGCGGCAGACTTCCGGAAGACTTGACATCGCCGGGCACATACACCATATAGTTATTGACTACATTATCAATTTTTGATGGATAAGCCCTAATATGAAGTCCACGATTACCGGCCAAAAAATCCCGGCCGGTTCTGAGTTTACTTATGGAATTGGCGAGATCAAACGCCGTATAGCTTATTTTTCTTTCAAGCACTTCGTCAAATCCGTTTTTTCTTCCGAAAGTATCCAGGTAGTTAAACCGATGGACCATTGCTTCTAAATTTATTTGTTGTAGAGAAAGAAGCTTGTAAAGATGTGCATGCTTGATAAGGCTATCTACCTTTTTTCGATAATTTCCGATCGCATAGGCCTGGGTAAAAGTGTCTTTTTCCGTAACCAGTTTTATCTTGTAAAAGCCTTCCGGAAAATTTTTAGTTAACAGATTTACCGGCAGCTCGACAATTTTTCTTTGGAAAATCACACTGTCTTCGCTATTAAAAATCGCTATCTCAGCAGGATGTTGTTTATCTACTTTATTCGGATATCTAATATTCAACGATAATAGGGTGTCTTTCTTTAAAAGATACTTATGGCTCATACTAAAATAGTTTTTGCCCAACTTATATTTTGACGCAAAAACAGTTGAGCTCAGATCAAGTTGAAATCCAGCTTCATTTCCTTCGCTTGCTATTTGTACAAGTATTTCATTTGCTCCTTTTTTGAGAGAAATTGGCACTAAGAATTCATCCTTGGTAATGTTGCCGGCTCTTTCAGCTAACACGAGCTTCTTATTCAGCCAAATTTTAGCAACGTTGTCAATTCCGACCATTAAAGCTACGGTCTGATCTGCCGGACTTGTTACATCAGTAAGCGCATAGCAATAATATTTACCTTTACTCCCCAAAGCTTCGTCTATATCGACATAATCTTTTCTGCTTTGATAGGAGATTGTCTTAAAATCGTTCTCGTGAAATAACGAACCGATACCCCGTGACAGACTGATAAACTTCTCCCATTTTGGATAATTGTCTAATTTATTGCCGACCGATTGATATTTAATCGAATCAGCAACTTTGGTAAAAGGTCCGATTATCATCCAATTTTTAATGGGAACTATATCACTATCGGAGTTTAATTTTGAAACAACGTTTGAAGATCCCAGGTGTGTACATCCGCTCAAAAAGATCCAATAGAAAAGGAGAATGAAAATTAAATATTCGTTTATATAGGAAGAAA
Coding sequences within:
- a CDS encoding PHB depolymerase family esterase, with the translated sequence MYLRRHADQRNTDIFLSSAKYLVAIVIVCLGKKLLSSRRTRKLSSYINEYLIFILLFYWIFLSGCTHLGSSNVVSKLNSDSDIVPIKNWMIIGPFTKVADSIKYQSVGNKLDNYPKWEKFISLSRGIGSLFHENDFKTISYQSRKDYVDIDEALGSKGKYYCYALTDVTSPADQTVALMVGIDNVAKIWLNKKLVLAERAGNITKDEFLVPISLKKGANEILVQIASEGNEAGFQLDLSSTVFASKYKLGKNYFSMSHKYLLKKDTLLSLNIRYPNKVDKQHPAEIAIFNSEDSVIFQRKIVELPVNLLTKNFPEGFYKIKLVTEKDTFTQAYAIGNYRKKVDSLIKHAHLYKLLSLQQINLEAMVHRFNYLDTFGRKNGFDEVLERKISYTAFDLANSISKLRTGRDFLAGNRGLHIRAYPSKIDNVVNNYMVYVPGDVKSSGSLPLVIIVPWVAKQNPFLESWHLAFIDRIEYLRNLADKYHFAIAWPSARVYEKYNLNPIVPASVFETLDAIKTNYQIDTNRIYLYGQCSGGLQAMLMANRFPSVFAAIGVEGPELNYMFDKSEEKFPSTWTTQNSLLGTASNFSCTPLYIASSRNDWHALEPKHLRLLINKIRHEGGQVTFSDLNGATRDFYVKNTPDNYITEKIFSFFSDKKGRCLKTLDLSTYQLKYNTRQWLKINELAEGQKGQILAKISSPHTLQVTTTNVNSFTIDLGMIKAQLKDTVANIIVNDSLKKKIPGADNLFTIQLKKPTIREVLTKTHQLEGPVNDVFSSSFLIVVGTEPNIRNQRFAGPMSKLFVDDWMYNFFGKCRIKSDKDLTWQDIKSFNLVIIGDCSPGTLAFRMQQMLPFKTGPNTLTLNDREFAGRQLNYSFIFPNPLAPANYLLSINSNSGYVLPDQVKDIALKGWYDYEIWDCSNTPSLISHGRFNKYWK